In a single window of the Vicingaceae bacterium genome:
- a CDS encoding RNA polymerase sigma factor — MTKEERVEKFNEIYSQNAQKVYGLVKSLIIDQEEVYDVCQDIWVKVYSKLDTFRNQSRVSTWIYRIAYNESIDHLRKNKKYAENISLETEYEDRIISAEENSIHPEKLETVFMEAIKTLPTLQRTVFYLRYFEELPYKEIAGLLDKNESTVKSSYFFAVQKIKDYITQKFK; from the coding sequence TTGACAAAAGAGGAGAGAGTAGAAAAATTTAATGAAATCTATAGCCAAAATGCCCAAAAAGTATATGGATTGGTAAAATCATTGATCATCGATCAAGAGGAAGTGTATGATGTATGTCAGGATATTTGGGTGAAGGTTTATTCGAAACTGGATACATTCCGCAATCAATCACGGGTTTCAACATGGATTTATCGCATTGCATACAATGAATCTATTGACCATTTGAGAAAAAATAAAAAATATGCTGAAAATATATCCTTGGAAACCGAATACGAAGATAGGATTATCTCTGCCGAAGAAAATTCAATACATCCGGAAAAATTGGAAACAGTATTTATGGAAGCGATCAAGACACTGCCAACATTGCAAAGGACGGTGTTTTATTTGAGATATTTTGAAGAGTTGCCATATAAAGAAATAGCCGGTTTGTTGGATAAAAATGAGAGTACGGTAAAAAGCAGTTATTTTTTTGCCGTACAAAAAATAAAAGATTATATAACACAAAAATTTAAGTAG
- the sucD gene encoding succinate--CoA ligase [ADP-forming] subunit alpha, with the protein MSVLVNKNSRVIVQGFTGNEGTFHAGQMIEYGTNVVGGVTPGKGGQKHLDRPVFNTVEQAVKETGANVSIIFVPPAFAADAIMEAAEAGIELIVAITEGIPTKDMIQVKDYLKDKKSRLIGPNCPGVITPGEAKVGIMPGFVFKKGNIGIVSKSGTLTYEAADQIVKAGLGISTAIGIGGDPIIGTSTKEAVELFMNDPGTDAIVMIGEIGGTMEADAARWIKQHGNKPVIGFIAGQTAPPGRRMGHAGAIVGGKEDTAAAKMAIMRECGIHVVESPARIGKTVAEVMVKA; encoded by the coding sequence ATGAGCGTATTAGTCAATAAAAATTCAAGAGTTATCGTGCAAGGATTTACCGGCAATGAAGGAACATTTCATGCCGGGCAAATGATCGAATATGGTACCAATGTGGTGGGTGGCGTCACTCCCGGCAAAGGTGGCCAAAAACATCTTGACCGTCCTGTGTTTAACACGGTCGAACAAGCCGTAAAAGAAACCGGCGCCAATGTGTCCATCATCTTCGTACCTCCGGCATTTGCTGCAGATGCCATCATGGAAGCAGCCGAAGCGGGCATCGAACTTATAGTGGCTATCACCGAAGGCATTCCTACCAAAGATATGATACAGGTTAAAGATTACCTGAAAGATAAAAAAAGCCGATTAATAGGACCAAACTGCCCCGGTGTGATTACTCCCGGTGAAGCCAAAGTGGGAATTATGCCCGGATTTGTTTTCAAAAAAGGCAATATTGGTATAGTTTCGAAATCCGGCACATTAACCTATGAAGCAGCCGATCAGATTGTTAAAGCCGGATTGGGTATATCTACAGCCATAGGTATTGGTGGGGATCCTATTATTGGCACATCAACCAAAGAAGCCGTAGAACTATTTATGAATGACCCCGGCACGGACGCCATAGTAATGATAGGTGAAATCGGTGGTACAATGGAAGCCGATGCCGCACGTTGGATAAAACAACATGGCAATAAGCCCGTTATTGGTTTCATAGCCGGACAAACAGCTCCTCCCGGACGCCGTATGGGTCATGCCGGTGCTATTGTTGGTGGGAAAGAAGATACAGCAGCTGCCAAAATGGCCATCATGCGTGAATGCGGCATTCATGTGGTTGAATCACCGGCCCGGATAGGTAAAACTGTTGCCGAAGTTATGGTCAAAGCTTAA
- a CDS encoding beta-ketoacyl-ACP reductase — MKLLENKVAIVTGGSRGIGKGIVEIFARHGCSVAFTYLSSSQAANDLAGELSSKYQVKVLAYQSDASDYQSAKQLVNDVVKEFGRIDILVNNAGITRDGFLIRMSEKDWDDVIRVNLKSAFNLTQPCAQQMIRQKSGSIINISSVVGVEGNGSQSNYAASKAGIIGFSKSVAIELGPRNIRCNVVAPGFIETDMTSNLPEDIKKQWINDIPLRRPGTPEDVGNVCLFLASDLSTYVSGQVIPVCGAMMT; from the coding sequence ATGAAACTTCTTGAAAATAAGGTAGCCATCGTAACCGGCGGATCGCGTGGTATCGGTAAAGGAATTGTAGAAATTTTTGCCCGTCATGGATGTTCGGTAGCTTTCACTTACCTTTCATCCTCTCAAGCAGCCAACGATTTGGCCGGTGAACTTTCTTCAAAATATCAAGTAAAAGTTTTGGCCTATCAATCAGATGCTTCTGATTATCAAAGTGCCAAACAACTTGTCAACGATGTGGTCAAAGAATTTGGCAGAATCGACATTCTCGTTAATAATGCCGGAATTACCCGTGACGGATTTTTAATCAGAATGAGCGAAAAAGATTGGGATGACGTGATTCGTGTGAATCTAAAATCGGCGTTTAATCTTACGCAGCCCTGTGCCCAACAAATGATACGGCAAAAAAGCGGCAGCATAATCAATATCTCGTCTGTGGTGGGCGTTGAAGGTAACGGCAGTCAATCTAATTATGCTGCTTCAAAAGCAGGTATAATTGGTTTCAGCAAGTCGGTAGCCATTGAGTTAGGACCAAGAAACATTCGTTGTAATGTCGTAGCTCCGGGTTTTATTGAAACCGATATGACCTCAAACCTTCCCGAAGACATCAAAAAACAGTGGATCAACGATATTCCCTTAAGAAGACCCGGCACCCCCGAAGATGTCGGCAATGTATGTCTGTTCCTGGCTTCCGACCTTTCGACTTATGTTTCCGGGCAGGTTATTCCCGTTTGCGGCGCAATGATGACTTAA